From the genome of Nicotiana sylvestris chromosome 2, ASM39365v2, whole genome shotgun sequence, one region includes:
- the LOC138885049 gene encoding uncharacterized protein, with amino-acid sequence MTHQVSVIVHSMASKLEDPSAFTITCTIGSTDFAKALCDLRDSINLMPYLVFRTLGIGQSRPTSMRLKMADRTMKRPLGIINDVLVLPSNTEVCSFMDLVTAVIVDDTSTMINVEDPLEAVLLNLDVNDDEGRVECVDATLSVL; translated from the exons atgactcaccaagttagtgttatagtgcattcaatggcctcgAAGCTTGAAGACCCTAGTGCTTTCACCATtacttgcaccattgggagtacagattttgctaaggctctatgtgatttgcgggatagtatcaatttgatgccttacttaGTTTTCAGAACCTTGGGTATTGGGCAATCTAGGCCAACTTCTATGAGATTaaaaatggcggatagaacgatgaagagaccattgggtattattaatgatgtgcttgtcctg cccagcaatactgaggtgtgctcttttatggacctcgtcacagcagtgatagttgatgacactAGTACAATGATTAATGTGGAGGATCCATTGGAGGCTGTATTGCTGaaccttgatgtcaatgatgatgagggccgagtggagtgc gttgatgccacattgtcAGTGCTTTAA
- the LOC104233137 gene encoding plant intracellular Ras-group-related LRR protein 4-like: MGSSGKSNDEIVEEIMRIHRCLPTRPSIEEVEAAKALIGNLEKEDQLKLDAITRQNKRKDVPEELFRILQEMQRNFVHFQSKEQKWEAMKLLDLENVHSLFDDLIQRASKCLPSKSQANDNSASFSGSSSLNSPAITATATAITPSSSFYNAKEPVKVAEMFSRDDSYLNKAKATFLVDGFGVGLRSGDALSGPKIVDSTLKPATTSGQDGEKLSLIKLASMIEVSSKKGSQELILKNKLSDQVEWLPDSIGKLSSLITLDLSENRITVLPTTIGGLSSLQKLDLHSNKIIELPDSIGDLLNLVYLDLSANNLKLLPASFARLAHLQELDLSSNMLSVLPETVGSLVSLKKLIVETNDLEELPHTIGQCTSLKELRADYNRLKALPEAVGRIESLEILSARYNNIRQLPTTMSSLTSLKELNVSFNEIEAIPESLCFATTLVKLNISNNFADLRSLPRSIGNLEFLEELDMSNNQIRILPDSFRMLSSLRILKTEGNPLEVPPGNFAEKGAQAVVRYMADLVANRDVKVQPVKKKKSWAQICCFSRSNKRQRNGGDYVNA, from the exons ATGGGATCGTCAGGAAAGTCGAATGACGAGATTGTGGAAGAAATCATGCGAATACATCGATGTCTACCGACAAGGCCATCGATTGAAGAAGTTGAAGCTGCAAAAGCGTTAATTGGGAACCTGGAGAAAGAAGATCAGTTAAAATTGGATGCAATTACgaggcaaaataaaaggaaagatgTTCCAGAAGAGCTGTTCAGAATTTTGCAAGAGATGCAGAGGaattttgttcatttccagaGCAAAGAGCAGAAATGGGAGGCTATGAAACTTTTAGATCTCGAGAATGTTCACTCTCTGTTCGACGATTTGATTCAGAGAGCTTCCAAATGTTTGCCTTCTAAATCTCAGGCTAATGATAACTCAGCTTCCTTCTCCGGCAGCAGCAGCTTAAATTCTCCGGCAATTACAGCAACTGCGACTGCAATTACTCCTTCGTCCAGCTTTTATAACGCCAAAGAGCCTGTTAAAGTGGCTGAAATGTTTAGTAGAGATGATAGTTACTTGAATAAAGCAAAGGCCACGTTTCTTGTGGATGGATTTGGTGTTGGGCTTCGATCTGGGGATGCTTTGTCAGGGCCCAAGATTGTTGATTCCACTTTAAAGCCAGCAACAACTAGTG GTCAAGATGGTGAGAAATTAAGTTTGATTAAGCTTGCTAGTATGATTGAAGTGTCATCTAAAAAAGGAAGTCAAGAGCTTATCCTTAAGAATAAGTTGTCGGACCAGGTGGAATGGCTTCCAGATTCTATAGGGAAGCTGTCAAGTTTGATTACTTTGGATTTGTCTGAGAATCGCATAACTGTCCTGCCTACCACTATAGGGGGGCTTTCGTCATTGCAAAAGCTAGATTTGCATTCGAACAAAATCATTGAACTGCCTGATTCCATTGGAGATTTGCTTAACTTGGTCTATCTTGATCTCAGTGCAAATAACTTAAAGTTGTTGCCCGCGAGTTTTGCGAGGTTAGCTCACCTTCAAGAACTTGATCTGAGCTCCAACATGCTATCAGTACTCCCTGAGACAGTTGGCTCCTTAGTAAGTCTAAAGAAATTGATTGTGGAAACTAATGACCTTGAGGAACTTCCTCACACTATTGGTCAATGTACTTCACTCAAGGAGCTTCGTGCAGACTATAACAGGCTTAAAGCTCTTCCTGAAGCAGTGGGACGGATTGAGTCTTTGGAGATTCTGTCTGCACGGTACAATAACATCAGGCAATTGCCTACGACTATGTCATCCCTTACAAGTTTGAAAGAGCTCAATGTTAGTTTCAATGAAATTGAAGCCATCCCTGAGAGCTTGTGTTTTGCTACTACGTTGGTCAAGCTGAACATTAGCAACAATTTTGCAGACCTGCGGTCACTACCAAGGTCAATTGGGAATCTTGAGTTTCTAGAAGAATTGGACATGAGTAACAACCAGATTAGAATTCTTCCAGACTCATTTAGGATGCTCTCAAGTTTGCGGATCCTTAAAACCGAAGGAAATCCTTTGGAAGTGCCACCAGGAAACTTCGCTGAAAAGGGAGCACAG GCTGTTGTTCGGTATATGGCTGATCTGGTAGCCAATAGGGATGTGAAGGTGCAGCCggtgaagaagaagaaatccTGGGCTCAGATATGCTGCTTTTCAAGATCCAACAAACGTCAGCGCAATGGTGGGGACTATGTTAATGCCTGA